A window from Burkholderiales bacterium encodes these proteins:
- a CDS encoding O-methyltransferase, with amino-acid sequence MSNKTFTLDDRLYDYLLAVSLREPPILAELRRETRADPLARMQIAPEQGQFMALLARLMEAKRYLEIGVYTGYSSLWVALALPEDGRVVACDTSEEWTRVARRYWERAGVAHKVELRLAPALATLDALIAAGETECFDLAFIDADKENYWGYFERCLALVRPGGLIAVDNTLWSGKVADPDNHEPTTEAVRAFNRRLSGERRVELALVPIGDGLTLALKQ; translated from the coding sequence ATGTCCAATAAAACGTTTACCCTGGACGACCGGCTGTACGACTACCTGCTGGCCGTCTCCCTGCGGGAGCCGCCCATCCTCGCGGAGCTGCGCCGGGAGACTCGGGCGGATCCCCTGGCGCGCATGCAGATCGCCCCCGAGCAGGGCCAGTTCATGGCCTTGCTCGCCCGGCTCATGGAGGCGAAGCGCTACCTGGAAATCGGCGTCTACACCGGCTACAGCAGCCTATGGGTTGCCCTGGCGCTTCCCGAAGACGGTCGTGTGGTCGCCTGCGATACGAGCGAAGAGTGGACCCGCGTCGCCCGCCGCTACTGGGAACGGGCCGGCGTCGCCCACAAGGTCGAGCTGCGGCTCGCTCCGGCCCTCGCCACCCTTGACGCCCTGATCGCCGCCGGCGAGACGGAGTGCTTCGATCTTGCCTTCATCGACGCCGACAAGGAAAACTACTGGGGCTATTTCGAGCGCTGCCTGGCGCTGGTGCGGCCCGGCGGGTTGATCGCCGTCGACAACACCCTCTGGAGCGGCAAGGTGGCCGATCCCGACAACCATGAGCCCACCACGGAAGCGGTGCGTGCCTTCAACCGGCGGCTCTCGGGAGAGCGTCGGGTGGAGCTCGCCCTGGTGCCCATCGGGGACGGGCTCACCTTGGCGCTCAAGCAGTAA
- the gluQ gene encoding glutamyl-Q tRNA(Asp) synthetase, which yields MGKPGSLSETIYRGRFAPSPTGALHFGSLVAAVGSYLEAKTRGGQWLLRMEDLDRPRVAPKAAEAILRTLEACGFEWDGEVTYQARRESAYHAALHALRAGGVLYPCACSRREVADSGLSGVEGPVYPGTCRGGTVRRPRSLRVRTGSEPVGFQDAVQGWVQQRLALEVGDFVVYRSDRIYAYQLAVVVDDALQGITHVVRGADLLASTPRQIYLQRLLGLPTPRYAHLPVAVNEAGEKLSKQTRARPIEPARAAAHLTASLAFLGQRPPSALARADVATVWQWARGHWRLERVPRKPAAPAYMGTGSPL from the coding sequence ATGGGCAAACCCGGTTCATTGAGCGAGACGATCTACCGCGGCCGCTTCGCTCCCTCTCCCACGGGGGCGCTCCATTTCGGCTCCCTGGTGGCGGCGGTGGGCAGTTACCTGGAGGCGAAAACCCGGGGCGGCCAATGGTTGCTGCGCATGGAGGACCTGGACCGGCCGCGGGTGGCGCCGAAGGCGGCGGAAGCGATCCTGCGCACGCTGGAAGCCTGCGGCTTCGAATGGGACGGGGAAGTGACCTACCAGGCGCGCCGGGAAAGCGCCTACCACGCGGCGCTTCATGCCCTGCGGGCGGGCGGCGTTCTCTACCCTTGCGCCTGCTCCCGCCGGGAGGTTGCGGATTCGGGGCTCTCCGGCGTGGAAGGGCCGGTTTACCCCGGCACCTGCCGTGGGGGCACTGTCCGCCGCCCCCGGTCCCTGCGGGTGCGCACCGGCTCGGAACCCGTGGGATTCCAGGACGCCGTTCAAGGCTGGGTGCAGCAACGCCTGGCTTTGGAGGTGGGCGACTTCGTGGTCTACCGGTCCGACCGGATCTACGCCTACCAACTGGCCGTGGTGGTGGACGACGCCCTGCAGGGCATCACCCACGTGGTGCGCGGCGCCGACCTGCTCGCCTCGACCCCCCGACAGATCTACCTGCAGCGGCTGTTGGGGTTGCCCACGCCCCGCTACGCCCACCTGCCGGTCGCGGTAAACGAGGCGGGGGAAAAGCTCTCTAAGCAGACTCGCGCCCGGCCCATCGAGCCAGCGCGGGCCGCGGCCCACTTGACGGCAAGCCTGGCCTTCCTGGGCCAGCGCCCGCCGTCGGCGCTGGCGCGGGCGGACGTGGCGACCGTATGGCAATGGGCCCGCGGCCATTGGCGCTTGGAGCGGGTGCCGCGAAAGCCGGCGGCACCCGCCTACATGGGGACCGGCTCCCCGTTGTGA
- a CDS encoding cystathionine gamma-synthase, which yields MPFEENAMDPVTRLVHAGQEIDRAYRSVTLPIYQTSTFRFEDVGATSGFEYTRLGNPTRHALEALLAELEGGAGAVAAASGMGAISIALAVLEAGAHLLCTQDCYGGTYRLLQHLERQGKLEVTFLDLGDPAAREQALKPATRAIWVETPSNPLLRITDLAELTAFAHARGLLVIADNTFLSPLLQRPMDFGVDLVVHSTTKYLNGHADVVGGAVVARTEELHRAIQFAAKTGGAVQAPFDAWLVLRGMKTLHLRMAAHEENARAVAEFLARHPKVEQVHYPGLETHPGHGLAKRQQRGFGGIVSFTVRGGLAGAQKVLKRARVFTLAESLGGVESLIGHPATMSHAAMPPEYRREVGIDDHLLRLSVGIEAKEDLIADLEQSLA from the coding sequence ATGCCGTTCGAGGAAAACGCCATGGATCCTGTCACCCGCCTGGTACACGCCGGCCAGGAAATCGACCGGGCGTACCGCAGCGTCACCCTACCCATTTACCAGACGTCCACGTTCCGCTTCGAGGACGTGGGCGCGACGAGCGGCTTCGAATACACCCGGCTCGGCAATCCCACCCGTCATGCCTTGGAGGCGCTGCTGGCGGAGCTGGAGGGGGGTGCGGGCGCCGTGGCGGCAGCCAGCGGGATGGGGGCCATCTCCATCGCCCTGGCGGTGTTGGAGGCCGGCGCCCATCTTCTGTGTACACAGGACTGCTACGGCGGCACCTATCGGCTGCTGCAACACCTTGAGCGCCAGGGAAAGCTGGAGGTTACCTTCCTGGACTTGGGCGACCCCGCCGCCCGGGAGCAGGCGCTCAAGCCCGCCACCCGGGCGATCTGGGTGGAGACGCCGTCCAATCCCCTGCTGCGGATCACGGACCTGGCGGAGCTCACGGCTTTCGCCCACGCCCGGGGCCTCCTGGTGATCGCCGACAACACTTTTCTCTCGCCGCTCCTGCAGCGGCCCATGGATTTCGGCGTGGACTTGGTGGTGCATTCCACCACCAAGTATCTCAACGGCCACGCCGACGTGGTGGGGGGAGCGGTGGTCGCTCGCACCGAAGAGCTCCACCGGGCGATCCAGTTCGCCGCCAAGACGGGGGGCGCGGTGCAGGCGCCCTTCGACGCCTGGCTGGTGCTGCGGGGGATGAAGACCCTGCATCTGCGCATGGCCGCCCACGAGGAGAACGCCCGCGCCGTGGCGGAATTCCTGGCGCGGCATCCCAAGGTGGAGCAGGTCCACTATCCGGGCCTGGAAACCCATCCCGGCCACGGCCTGGCGAAGCGCCAGCAGCGCGGGTTCGGCGGCATAGTATCCTTCACCGTGCGGGGAGGTCTGGCTGGGGCGCAGAAGGTGCTGAAGCGCGCACGCGTCTTCACGCTAGCGGAATCGCTGGGAGGTGTGGAATCCCTGATCGGCCACCCGGCCACCATGAGCCATGCGGCCATGCCGCCCGAATACCGGCGGGAAGTCGGCATCGACGACCACCTGTTGCGCCTGTCGGTGGGCATCGAGGCCAAGGAAGACCTCATCGCCGACCTGGAGCAGTCGCTCGCATGA
- a CDS encoding class II glutamine amidotransferase, translating into MCQLLGMNANVPTDICFSFEGFHHRGGRTDHHRDGWGVAFFEGPGVRLFIDSRATIESPIADFVRKYPIHSLNVIAHIRRATRGPVALVNTHPFQRELWGRYWVFAHNGTLKDFEPTLEGRYRPVGQTDSELAFCWMLENLRRLFPKGQPELSALYEALWDAARELSVFGVFNFLLSNGDYLFAHCSDHLSYIVRKAPFGQAHLVDEDLTVDFSALAGPDDRVSVIATQPLTDNEIWTPLQAGELKVFHNGEPVPM; encoded by the coding sequence ATGTGCCAATTACTGGGGATGAACGCCAATGTCCCCACGGATATCTGTTTCTCGTTCGAGGGCTTCCATCATCGGGGCGGGCGCACCGACCACCACCGGGACGGCTGGGGGGTGGCCTTTTTCGAAGGGCCGGGGGTGCGCCTGTTCATCGACTCTCGCGCCACCATCGAGTCGCCCATCGCCGATTTCGTACGCAAGTATCCGATCCACTCCCTCAACGTGATCGCCCACATCCGCCGGGCCACCCGTGGTCCGGTGGCGCTGGTGAACACCCATCCTTTCCAGCGGGAGCTGTGGGGGCGCTACTGGGTGTTCGCCCACAACGGCACCCTCAAGGACTTCGAGCCCACGCTGGAGGGCCGCTACCGCCCGGTGGGCCAGACCGACTCGGAGCTGGCCTTCTGCTGGATGCTGGAAAACCTACGGCGGCTGTTCCCCAAGGGCCAGCCGGAGTTGTCCGCCCTTTACGAGGCCCTGTGGGACGCCGCCCGGGAATTGTCCGTGTTCGGGGTGTTCAACTTCCTCCTTTCCAACGGTGACTACCTCTTCGCCCACTGCTCGGACCATCTGTCCTACATCGTGCGCAAGGCCCCTTTCGGCCAGGCCCACCTGGTGGACGAGGATCTGACCGTGGACTTCAGCGCCCTAGCCGGCCCCGACGACCGGGTCTCGGTCATCGCCACCCAGCCCCTCACCGACAACGAGATCTGGACGCCTCTCCAGGCGGGAGAGCTCAAGGTGTTTCACAACGGGGAGCCGGTCCCCATGTAG
- a CDS encoding damage-inducible protein, translating to MQNEPHGTVSDAAHGFGALIIGDEILRGKRRDKHMARLIEVLAARGLALAWCHYVGDDPERLTCTLKASFATNDVVFSFGGIGATPDDVTRQCAAAAAGRPLVRHPEALAILLEKFGEEAYPKRVLMADFPAGAEVVPNPYNRIPGFSLGHHYFLPGFPEMAWPMMEWVLDTKYRHLFPPEPQADGSLLVDDAPESRLIDLMQEVGAKYPRVKVYSLPGFTAEGRRVELGVRGHAEEVAQAIEALRRGVDALGFRWKNAP from the coding sequence ATGCAAAATGAACCCCATGGCACTGTATCGGATGCCGCCCATGGGTTTGGCGCCCTGATTATCGGGGACGAAATCCTCCGCGGTAAGCGCCGGGACAAGCACATGGCCAGACTGATCGAGGTCCTGGCCGCCCGGGGCCTAGCGCTGGCCTGGTGTCATTATGTGGGGGACGATCCCGAGCGACTCACCTGCACGCTCAAAGCTTCCTTCGCCACGAACGATGTGGTCTTCAGCTTCGGCGGCATCGGCGCCACCCCAGACGACGTCACCCGCCAGTGCGCGGCCGCCGCCGCAGGACGACCCTTGGTCCGGCATCCGGAGGCCCTGGCCATCCTCCTGGAGAAGTTTGGCGAAGAGGCGTACCCGAAGCGGGTGCTCATGGCCGACTTCCCGGCCGGCGCCGAGGTCGTGCCGAACCCCTACAACCGGATTCCCGGGTTCAGCCTGGGCCACCACTACTTCCTCCCCGGATTCCCGGAAATGGCCTGGCCGATGATGGAGTGGGTGCTCGACACCAAATACCGGCACCTGTTCCCCCCCGAGCCCCAGGCCGATGGGTCGCTTCTTGTCGATGACGCACCGGAAAGCCGGCTCATCGACCTCATGCAGGAGGTGGGCGCGAAGTATCCCCGGGTCAAGGTCTATAGCCTCCCCGGCTTCACCGCCGAGGGACGGCGGGTGGAGCTGGGGGTGCGGGGCCACGCGGAGGAGGTCGCCCAGGCCATCGAGGCCCTGCGCCGGGGCGTGGACGCTCTGGGCTTCCGCTGGAAGAACGCGCCGTGA